Proteins found in one Candidatus Zixiibacteriota bacterium genomic segment:
- the truA gene encoding tRNA pseudouridine(38-40) synthase TruA: MTVEYEGAEFSGWQIQSNNRTVQGVIQDAIEKVYRQKVKLSGSGRTDAGVHAAAQVCAFGLDKNIEPAKLMYRLNRLLPDEIAVIKLSRTNAKFDPRRDAVSRLYRYNIAESPTALNRHITYQVCRRLDIDKLNKAARMLKGRHDFSAFCKMKSQKQDNHCEVFISRWFRYGGMLVYEVKANRFLHHMVRRMVSAMLAVENLKINLTRMKSFLNNTDYVRFNVPANGLVLIEVNYRKEKR, translated from the coding sequence ATGACAGTCGAATATGAAGGCGCAGAATTCTCCGGCTGGCAAATTCAGTCGAATAATCGCACCGTGCAGGGCGTTATTCAAGATGCAATCGAGAAGGTTTATCGCCAGAAAGTGAAGCTAAGCGGCTCGGGCAGAACCGATGCCGGTGTGCATGCAGCAGCCCAAGTCTGCGCTTTTGGCCTCGATAAGAATATCGAACCTGCCAAACTAATGTACCGTCTTAACAGGCTGCTTCCCGATGAGATAGCGGTTATAAAACTAAGCCGGACTAATGCGAAATTCGACCCTCGGCGGGATGCGGTCAGCCGTCTTTACAGGTACAACATAGCTGAATCCCCGACTGCGCTTAACAGACATATAACATATCAAGTTTGTCGGCGTCTTGATATCGACAAATTAAATAAAGCTGCCCGAATGCTTAAAGGACGACATGATTTCAGCGCTTTCTGCAAAATGAAATCTCAAAAGCAGGACAACCATTGCGAGGTTTTTATCTCGCGCTGGTTCCGTTATGGAGGCATGTTAGTTTATGAAGTGAAAGCCAATAGGTTTTTACATCACATGGTTCGGCGTATGGTGAGTGCTATGTTGGCGGTAGAGAATTTGAAAATAAACTTGACACGAATGAAGAGTTTTTTGAATAATACAGATTATGTGCGATTTAATGTTCCAGCTAATGGTCTGGTTTTAATTGAGGTAAATTATAGAAAGGAAAAACGATGA
- the fsa gene encoding fructose-6-phosphate aldolase — MKFFIDTANIDEIKKAAELGMLDGVTTNPSLLAKESGNYIDILKAICEIVDGPISAEVTAVDADGIVAEAEELCKIHNNIIVKVPCIREGFIATKRLSDKGINVNMTLCFSPLQALMAAKAGAAFISPFVGRLDDVSHVGMDLVEQIIDIYDNYDFETEVLVASIRNPLHVVEAAMMGADVSTIPYKVIEQMAKHPLTDIGLKKFLADWEKVKKN; from the coding sequence ATGAAGTTTTTTATCGATACTGCTAATATCGACGAGATTAAAAAAGCCGCTGAACTCGGTATGCTTGATGGGGTTACGACGAATCCTTCGCTTCTGGCGAAAGAATCCGGCAATTATATAGACATCCTGAAAGCCATCTGTGAAATAGTCGATGGTCCTATCTCGGCTGAGGTTACCGCTGTTGATGCCGATGGAATTGTAGCTGAGGCGGAAGAATTATGCAAGATTCATAATAATATCATTGTTAAGGTTCCCTGTATACGGGAGGGATTTATAGCCACTAAGCGTCTATCCGATAAAGGCATTAATGTGAACATGACCTTATGTTTCTCGCCCTTGCAGGCATTGATGGCGGCTAAGGCTGGTGCGGCTTTTATTTCGCCTTTTGTCGGCAGGTTGGATGATGTCAGCCATGTCGGGATGGACTTGGTTGAGCAAATTATCGATATATACGACAACTACGATTTCGAAACTGAGGTGCTGGTAGCTTCCATTCGCAACCCGCTTCATGTGGTTGAGGCGGCTATGATGGGCGCTGATGTTTCCACTATTCCCTATAAAGTTATCGAGCAGATGGCTAAGCATCCTCTAACCGATATCGGACTGAAAAAGTTCTTAGCCGATTGGGAGAAAGTGAAAAAAAATTAG
- a CDS encoding transcriptional repressor encodes MSDFDRNIALAKFKSFLAEKGLKLTAERLIILEESLATEGHFEADDLLMILKNKGRKTSRATVYRTLDIIALAGILRKVYLGDAPVQFEKITDEPQHDHMICQKCGAKIEFHLPELSELQEQLCDEHDFTMKAYSLQIYGICSNCSENKSV; translated from the coding sequence ATGTCGGATTTTGATAGAAATATTGCCTTGGCTAAGTTCAAATCTTTTCTGGCGGAAAAAGGGTTGAAACTTACCGCTGAAAGGCTAATCATATTAGAGGAATCATTAGCCACCGAGGGGCATTTCGAGGCGGATGACCTTTTGATGATATTAAAAAATAAAGGCCGCAAAACATCGCGGGCGACTGTCTATCGGACTCTGGATATTATCGCTTTAGCTGGAATTCTCCGCAAGGTTTATCTTGGCGATGCGCCGGTGCAGTTCGAGAAAATTACCGATGAGCCCCAGCATGACCACATGATTTGCCAGAAATGCGGCGCCAAAATCGAATTTCATCTGCCCGAACTAAGCGAACTTCAAGAACAGCTCTGCGATGAACATGATTTTACCATGAAAGCCTATAGTCTGCAAATTTACGGTATATGTTCTAATTGTTCGGAAAATAAGAGCGTTTAG